One genomic region from Campylobacter concisus encodes:
- the der gene encoding ribosome biogenesis GTPase Der has protein sequence MQKVILVGKPNVGKSSLFNRLAGRRIAITSDVSGTTRDTNKAKIEVEGKECILIDSGGLDDSSELFKNVKAKTLAEAKNSDAILYMVDGKMMPDDEDRAIFYELSKLNLPIALVINKIDSKKDEQREWEFVSFGAKNSFGISVSHNTGIDELSMWLAKHLENKVQIKADTSEDFDDFLENYNDEGELSDEIDYESKNIRVGIIGRVNVGKSSLLNALVKESRAVVSDVAGTTIDPVNEIYEHDGRVFEFVDTAGIRKRGKIEGIERYALNRTEKILEETDVALLVLDSSEPLTELDERIAGIASKFELGVIIVLNKWDKSSEEFDELCKEIKDRFKFLAYAPIISVSALGGKRVHKIYPLIVEIYKNYTQKIQTSKLNEVIGEATKAHPLPRDKGRVVKIYYAVQFKTAPIMIALIMNRPKCLHFSYKRYLTNKLRESFNLTGVPIVLIPKKRGESDENKEQ, from the coding sequence TTGCAAAAAGTAATATTAGTAGGCAAGCCAAATGTCGGCAAAAGCTCACTTTTTAACCGCTTAGCTGGTCGTCGTATCGCTATAACAAGCGATGTTAGCGGCACCACAAGAGATACGAACAAAGCTAAGATCGAGGTTGAGGGTAAAGAGTGCATTTTAATCGATAGTGGTGGCCTTGATGATAGTAGCGAGCTTTTTAAAAATGTAAAAGCAAAGACCTTGGCAGAGGCTAAAAATTCAGACGCCATTTTATACATGGTCGATGGCAAAATGATGCCAGATGACGAGGATAGAGCCATTTTTTACGAGCTTAGCAAGCTAAATTTACCAATCGCTCTAGTCATCAATAAAATAGACAGCAAAAAAGATGAGCAAAGAGAGTGGGAATTTGTAAGTTTTGGCGCAAAAAACTCATTTGGAATTTCTGTAAGCCACAACACAGGCATAGATGAGCTTAGCATGTGGCTAGCAAAGCACTTAGAAAACAAAGTGCAGATAAAGGCCGATACGAGCGAAGATTTTGATGATTTTTTAGAAAACTATAATGACGAGGGTGAGCTAAGCGACGAGATAGACTATGAGAGCAAAAACATTAGAGTTGGTATCATAGGACGTGTAAATGTCGGCAAAAGCTCACTCCTAAATGCTCTTGTAAAAGAGAGTCGCGCCGTCGTTAGCGACGTGGCAGGCACTACGATTGATCCAGTTAATGAAATTTACGAGCATGATGGCAGAGTTTTTGAGTTTGTCGATACTGCTGGTATCAGAAAGCGAGGCAAGATCGAGGGCATCGAGAGATACGCGCTAAATAGAACTGAGAAAATTTTAGAAGAGACGGACGTAGCATTACTTGTGCTTGATAGCTCTGAGCCACTAACCGAGCTTGATGAGCGTATCGCTGGCATCGCTTCAAAATTTGAGCTTGGCGTCATCATCGTGCTAAACAAATGGGATAAAAGTAGTGAAGAATTTGACGAGCTTTGCAAAGAGATAAAGGATAGATTTAAATTTCTCGCATACGCGCCGATCATCAGCGTCTCAGCACTTGGCGGCAAAAGAGTGCATAAAATTTACCCGCTCATAGTTGAAATTTACAAAAACTACACACAAAAAATCCAAACTTCAAAACTAAATGAAGTGATCGGCGAAGCGACCAAAGCGCACCCACTGCCACGAGATAAAGGCAGAGTTGTGAAAATTTACTACGCAGTGCAGTTTAAGACTGCACCTATCATGATAGCGCTCATAATGAACCGCCCAAAATGCCTGCACTTTAGCTACAAACGATATTTAACAAATAAGCTTAGAGAGAGTTTTAATCTAACTGGCGTACCTATCGTGCTAATCCCTAAAAAACGTGGAGAGAGCGATGAAAACAAAGAACAATAA
- a CDS encoding shikimate kinase — translation MKTKNNNIVLIGFMGVGKGTTARALSKALKTMNIDCDDLLESSQNMKIKAIFEEYGEEHFRQLEKDLAKFLATNVKNAIISTGGGFAKVKNLKKIGTVIYLKASFDAIMQRLKNSKNSEKKLAKRPLLSDLKRAEALHLEREELYEKKADYIVEVEGKTPKQIVKEIRMLLKI, via the coding sequence ATGAAAACAAAGAACAATAATATCGTTTTGATAGGATTTATGGGCGTTGGCAAAGGCACGACCGCAAGGGCGCTTAGCAAGGCTTTAAAGACGATGAACATTGACTGCGACGACTTACTGGAGAGCTCACAAAATATGAAGATAAAAGCTATCTTTGAAGAGTACGGAGAGGAGCATTTTAGGCAGCTTGAAAAGGATCTGGCTAAATTTCTAGCAACAAATGTCAAAAATGCAATCATCTCAACTGGCGGAGGCTTTGCGAAGGTTAAAAATTTAAAGAAAATTGGCACCGTGATCTATCTAAAAGCTAGTTTTGATGCGATCATGCAAAGACTAAAAAATAGTAAAAATAGCGAGAAAAAACTTGCCAAACGTCCACTTTTAAGTGATCTAAAAAGAGCCGAGGCGTTACATCTGGAGCGAGAGGAGCTTTATGAGAAAAAGGCTGATTACATCGTCGAAGTCGAGGGTAAAACTCCAAAGCAAATCGTAAAAGAGATAAGGATGCTTTTAAAGATTTAG
- the trpS gene encoding tryptophan--tRNA ligase, with protein MRVLTGLQPSGKLHLGNYFASIKQMVDMQEQNEMFMFIANYHAMTSLSEAKALKQNTFEAACAFLALGIDPNKSIFWVQSDVKDVLELYWVLSQYTPMGLLERAHSYKDKVAKGLSSHHGLFSYPVLMAADILLYNAQVVPVGKDQIQHVEIARDIAIKFNNEHGEIFTLPEAKIDENVATVPGTNGEKMSKSYGNTIDIFADAKTLKKQISSIVTDGTPLEEPKQWQNCNVYNIAKLFLDESEQKELQARYERGGEGHGHFKAYLNELIWDYFKDAREKFEHYQNNPDEVSGILEIGAKKASNVAQTTIKKVREAVGIY; from the coding sequence ATGAGAGTATTAACCGGCCTTCAACCCTCCGGCAAACTACACCTTGGCAACTACTTTGCCTCGATAAAGCAGATGGTTGATATGCAAGAGCAAAATGAGATGTTTATGTTTATAGCAAACTACCATGCGATGACGAGCCTTAGCGAGGCCAAAGCACTAAAGCAAAACACTTTTGAGGCTGCGTGTGCATTTTTGGCACTTGGGATCGATCCAAATAAAAGCATATTTTGGGTGCAAAGTGACGTTAAAGACGTGCTTGAGCTTTATTGGGTGCTAAGCCAATATACCCCTATGGGCTTGCTTGAGCGTGCACACAGCTATAAAGACAAAGTCGCTAAAGGCCTTAGTTCGCACCACGGACTCTTTAGCTATCCGGTTTTAATGGCAGCTGACATTTTGCTTTATAATGCGCAAGTCGTACCTGTAGGCAAGGACCAGATCCAGCATGTAGAAATCGCTCGTGATATCGCGATAAAATTTAACAACGAGCATGGAGAAATTTTTACATTGCCTGAGGCTAAGATCGATGAAAATGTCGCCACCGTGCCTGGCACAAATGGCGAAAAGATGAGCAAAAGCTATGGCAATACAATCGACATCTTTGCCGATGCTAAAACGCTTAAAAAGCAAATTTCTAGCATCGTGACAGATGGCACACCACTTGAAGAGCCAAAGCAGTGGCAAAACTGCAACGTCTATAATATCGCCAAACTTTTCTTGGACGAAAGTGAGCAAAAAGAGCTTCAAGCTAGATATGAGCGTGGTGGCGAGGGTCATGGGCACTTTAAAGCTTATCTAAATGAGCTTATTTGGGACTATTTTAAAGATGCGAGAGAGAAATTTGAGCATTATCAAAATAATCCTGACGAAGTGTCTGGAATTTTAGAAATAGGAGCCAAAAAGGCAAGTAATGTTGCTCAAACAACGATAAAAAAAGTTCGTGAAGCAGTCGGAATTTATTAA
- the serS gene encoding serine--tRNA ligase, whose translation MINLKLLETNYDEFVKKLEGKNVKAGLLDELLQTFNELKQKRKALENFQAIQNAKSKELGIKARAGEDVSELKNELNLNKAALSDADEIVKQYEEKLEQISFSVPNITDDDVPFGKDEDDNVCIKTVLEPTKFSFTPKEHWELGESLGWLDFERGAKLSGSRFTVLRGMGARLSRALVNYMIDFNSSRGFELVNVPYLVSSNTLFGTGQLPKFEEDLYKVRDEDLYLIPTSEVPVTNLYNDTIIEAEQLPIKMTCYSACFRQEAGSAGRDTRGMIRQHQFEKVELVSITRPDQSEDVLNEMVSCASDLLTSLGLPHRHMLLCSGDLGFSAAKTIDLEVWLPGQGKYREISSISNTRDFQARRAKIRFKDGKKNMLVNTLNGSSLAVGRTLIAIMENYQKADGTIEIPEVLKRYM comes from the coding sequence ATGATAAATTTAAAACTACTCGAGACAAATTACGATGAATTTGTAAAAAAACTTGAGGGAAAAAATGTAAAAGCTGGGCTACTTGACGAGCTTTTACAAACTTTTAACGAGCTAAAACAAAAACGTAAAGCACTTGAAAATTTCCAAGCGATCCAAAACGCAAAGAGCAAAGAGCTTGGCATAAAGGCAAGAGCCGGTGAAGATGTAAGCGAGCTTAAAAATGAGCTAAATTTAAACAAAGCTGCACTTTCTGATGCTGATGAGATCGTTAAACAATATGAAGAAAAGCTTGAGCAAATTTCATTTAGCGTGCCAAATATCACCGATGATGACGTGCCTTTTGGCAAGGACGAGGACGATAATGTCTGCATAAAAACGGTACTTGAGCCAACTAAATTTAGCTTTACACCAAAAGAGCACTGGGAGCTAGGTGAGAGCCTTGGTTGGCTTGACTTTGAAAGGGGCGCAAAGCTCTCAGGATCTCGCTTTACCGTACTTCGCGGCATGGGAGCAAGGCTAAGTAGAGCGCTTGTTAATTACATGATCGACTTTAATAGCTCACGTGGCTTCGAGCTTGTAAATGTCCCTTATCTAGTAAGCTCAAATACACTTTTTGGTACTGGTCAGCTGCCTAAATTTGAAGAGGATCTTTATAAGGTGCGCGACGAGGATCTCTACCTCATCCCAACTAGCGAAGTGCCTGTGACAAATTTATACAATGACACGATCATTGAAGCTGAGCAGTTACCTATAAAGATGACTTGCTACTCAGCATGCTTCCGTCAAGAGGCTGGCTCAGCAGGACGTGACACGAGAGGCATGATCCGCCAGCACCAGTTTGAAAAGGTCGAGCTAGTAAGTATCACAAGACCTGATCAAAGCGAAGACGTGCTAAATGAGATGGTATCGTGCGCAAGCGATTTACTAACTAGCCTTGGGCTTCCTCACCGCCATATGCTTCTTTGCAGTGGCGACCTTGGCTTTAGCGCGGCAAAGACGATAGACCTTGAGGTTTGGTTGCCTGGTCAAGGTAAATATAGAGAGATTAGCTCTATTTCCAACACTCGTGATTTTCAAGCAAGGCGTGCAAAAATTCGCTTTAAAGATGGCAAGAAAAATATGCTTGTAAATACGCTAAATGGCTCAAGTCTAGCTGTGGGCAGGACTCTTATTGCCATCATGGAAAACTACCAAAAAGCAGATGGCACTATTGAAATTCCAGAAGTTCTTAAAAGGTATATGTAG
- a CDS encoding tetratricopeptide repeat protein: MAEEEVVVLKPPGEQAEQEAPEEAKAEVPEEIVSLESIASEGVLQDESIPEPIPVKKSNKKLFIIAGMVALVLIILIVVLLVILLKKDKKENIDTASIVKNIENNYQTQNFGASKIDEMINKANQLYERGNKFEALKIYENVAVYNQSLSNYNLGVSQMKQERCDEAIVSFNKAITDRENTAVSAINAAVCSLELNNTKNFNYYIGLADSFLQYENNSPLYSYYYALINYYKGNYYEALQALSHPNTADYKNEYAYLSAKILSLLGDDERAIAKLESQKAFKADFTLAQLYARLGKYDKARDYLTKASKNTPNIDLIKMTEALIDLKTSDYGDAAAFIKDVYDYNASLPSKIYKIKTILKPDLFDVSLAQAHFSDDMFFDRTRRYETLFYFAPYKVFDAKQSIEQIRKGGVSVFLDDTSAANDYLSQSAAASKVNAKLSEAIAKALSYRLKEANKEFEELASTYPNHSILQYNLALSYAQLGNFSLAAKHFIASYHQDVNNHLAGIFGAICLDINRNLNPKLIEEIGENLENDKSLKPVNLYASLLSLVSGNQSAMIRWLEEPKEQTMLNLAFDIIIAKVTNNDELMAKKADELLKILPNDIIANILNFISKNKEQNVKEYAKAIQIHFNGKQLDSNAFYHGADIIKKQYIKLLQISGLLTRERDKLRAELKNAPKNINLIQTLAYIDIFTNDFEESYKLYNQAIDEFKVNDASTLFLASVAATGAGKVSNAIALLELTKLNDANAIENRIALGLMYQQIDNIKAALIQYSKIGNVEYESEFYGFEIDND, encoded by the coding sequence GTGGCTGAAGAAGAGGTTGTAGTTTTAAAACCACCTGGCGAGCAAGCAGAGCAAGAAGCGCCTGAAGAGGCAAAAGCCGAAGTGCCTGAAGAGATCGTCTCGCTTGAGAGTATCGCAAGTGAGGGTGTACTACAAGATGAGAGCATCCCAGAGCCAATCCCTGTAAAAAAGAGCAATAAAAAGCTCTTTATAATAGCAGGTATGGTCGCTCTAGTACTTATCATCTTGATAGTGGTTTTGCTAGTTATCTTGCTAAAGAAAGACAAAAAAGAGAACATAGATACTGCAAGTATCGTAAAAAATATAGAAAATAACTACCAAACGCAAAATTTTGGCGCTTCAAAGATAGATGAAATGATAAATAAAGCCAATCAGCTCTACGAGCGTGGCAATAAATTTGAAGCGTTAAAAATTTATGAAAACGTAGCTGTTTATAACCAGTCACTTTCAAACTACAACCTCGGTGTTTCGCAGATGAAACAAGAAAGATGTGATGAGGCGATCGTATCTTTTAATAAAGCTATAACCGATAGAGAAAACACAGCAGTTAGCGCCATAAATGCTGCCGTTTGCTCACTTGAGCTAAATAACACTAAAAATTTTAACTACTATATAGGACTTGCTGACTCATTTTTGCAGTATGAAAACAACTCGCCACTTTATAGCTATTACTACGCGCTTATAAACTACTATAAAGGCAACTATTACGAGGCGCTTCAAGCACTTTCTCATCCAAATACTGCAGATTATAAAAATGAATATGCGTATTTAAGTGCAAAAATTTTATCACTTCTTGGAGATGATGAAAGAGCAATAGCCAAACTTGAGAGCCAAAAGGCGTTTAAAGCCGACTTCACGCTAGCGCAGCTCTACGCAAGACTTGGCAAATACGACAAGGCAAGGGATTATTTAACAAAAGCTTCTAAAAATACGCCAAATATCGATCTTATCAAGATGACTGAGGCGCTAATTGATCTAAAAACTTCTGACTACGGCGACGCGGCTGCATTTATCAAAGATGTTTACGACTACAATGCTTCTTTGCCAAGCAAAATTTACAAGATAAAAACGATACTAAAGCCTGATCTTTTTGATGTCAGCCTAGCTCAGGCACACTTTAGCGATGATATGTTTTTTGATAGAACAAGGCGCTATGAGACCCTTTTTTACTTCGCGCCTTACAAGGTCTTTGATGCAAAACAGAGCATCGAGCAGATAAGAAAAGGCGGTGTTAGCGTCTTTTTAGACGATACATCAGCAGCAAATGACTATCTTAGCCAAAGTGCAGCTGCTTCAAAAGTAAATGCAAAACTTAGTGAAGCTATTGCAAAAGCACTAAGCTATCGCTTAAAAGAAGCAAATAAAGAGTTTGAAGAGCTAGCCAGCACTTATCCAAATCACTCTATCTTGCAATACAACCTCGCCCTAAGCTACGCTCAGCTTGGAAATTTTAGCCTTGCAGCAAAGCACTTCATAGCAAGCTATCACCAGGATGTAAATAACCATCTTGCAGGTATTTTTGGGGCGATTTGTCTAGATATAAATAGAAATTTAAACCCAAAACTCATTGAAGAGATCGGCGAAAATTTAGAAAATGACAAGAGTTTAAAGCCTGTAAATTTATATGCCTCGCTTCTAAGCCTGGTTAGCGGCAACCAAAGCGCCATGATAAGGTGGCTTGAAGAGCCAAAAGAGCAGACAATGCTAAATTTAGCCTTTGATATCATCATCGCAAAAGTAACAAACAATGACGAGCTAATGGCAAAGAAAGCTGATGAATTACTAAAAATTTTGCCAAATGATATTATTGCAAATATCTTAAATTTCATCTCGAAAAACAAAGAGCAAAATGTCAAAGAGTATGCAAAAGCGATACAAATTCACTTTAATGGCAAGCAACTTGATTCAAACGCTTTCTATCACGGCGCTGATATCATCAAAAAGCAATACATCAAGCTACTTCAAATTTCAGGCTTACTTACAAGAGAGCGTGATAAGTTAAGAGCCGAGCTAAAAAATGCTCCAAAGAATATAAATTTGATCCAAACTCTAGCCTATATCGATATCTTTACAAACGATTTTGAGGAGAGCTATAAACTTTATAATCAGGCAATCGATGAGTTTAAAGTAAATGACGCTAGCACATTGTTTTTAGCATCTGTGGCTGCGACAGGAGCTGGAAAAGTATCAAACGCGATCGCACTTTTAGAGCTAACAAAACTAAATGATGCTAATGCTATCGAAAATAGAATAGCTCTTGGCCTAATGTATCAGCAGATAGATAATATAAAAGCAGCTCTTATACAATACAGCAAAATAGGAAATGTTGAGTATGAAAGCGAATTTTACGGCTTTGAGATAGATAATGACTGA
- a CDS encoding DUF2920 family protein produces MLVDGSYEISSCDDIELGIKRSSPLSFYSCYDDAKNAKALLVIIPGLGEDSDLGYRANLMRTMAEAYDVACISVDYHCIGNRPQLGAKFGLDDIDREILTRELSSIGINLPIDLKSIDCHEKVDLLLKFLSKEITIRKERGILPADFRLNASITMVPTKNEYQNFGVMQALDVLNAVLYTKKYINNAKFEHLPVIMVGSSHGGYLAHMCAKIAPWLVDGVIDNSSYAIFLWRLIGFGKEINFTNYFCFGTDTLYQNLYIYFFDKTYWTLNKKSPYYFIDAREEIRNILNLDHLNVQSSYKKPIYVSYHCICDKEIAPAKDKIELYEALKKLKFDATLHMIKDESEVDGKFIKSLTHGMGMSYKLLLQKELPSMMEKILSQKNKKSSKSIEYKCGDTIYKFSEVLDQINLEILDIA; encoded by the coding sequence ATGCTAGTTGATGGAAGCTATGAAATTTCATCTTGTGATGATATTGAACTTGGTATAAAAAGAAGCTCTCCTCTCTCCTTTTATTCCTGTTATGACGATGCCAAGAATGCAAAAGCCCTTTTGGTGATTATCCCTGGGCTTGGAGAAGACTCTGACCTTGGATATAGAGCTAACCTTATGCGGACTATGGCAGAGGCTTATGATGTTGCATGCATTAGTGTGGATTATCACTGCATAGGCAACCGCCCACAGCTTGGGGCGAAATTTGGGCTTGATGATATAGATCGCGAAATCTTAACAAGAGAACTATCAAGCATAGGTATAAATTTACCAATTGATCTAAAAAGTATCGACTGCCACGAGAAGGTTGATTTGCTACTTAAATTTCTCAGCAAAGAGATTACTATTCGAAAAGAGAGAGGTATTTTGCCGGCTGATTTTAGGCTAAATGCTAGCATTACGATGGTGCCAACAAAAAATGAATATCAAAATTTTGGCGTTATGCAAGCATTAGATGTGCTAAATGCTGTGCTTTATACAAAAAAATATATAAATAATGCCAAATTTGAACATCTGCCAGTGATAATGGTAGGTAGCTCACATGGTGGATATCTGGCACATATGTGTGCTAAGATCGCTCCATGGCTAGTTGATGGGGTGATAGATAATAGCTCTTATGCCATATTTTTATGGCGTCTTATCGGCTTTGGTAAAGAGATAAATTTTACTAACTATTTTTGTTTTGGCACTGACACTTTGTATCAAAATTTATATATTTATTTTTTTGATAAGACCTACTGGACACTTAATAAAAAATCACCATACTATTTTATTGACGCAAGAGAAGAGATAAGAAACATCCTAAATTTAGATCATCTAAATGTTCAAAGCAGCTATAAAAAGCCAATTTACGTGAGCTATCACTGTATTTGTGATAAAGAAATAGCTCCAGCAAAGGATAAAATCGAGCTTTACGAGGCTCTTAAGAAACTTAAATTTGACGCAACACTACATATGATAAAAGATGAGAGTGAGGTTGATGGCAAATTTATAAAGTCTCTAACGCATGGAATGGGGATGTCTTATAAACTACTTTTACAAAAAGAGCTTCCCAGTATGATGGAGAAAATTTTATCTCAAAAAAATAAAAAGAGCAGCAAGAGTATTGAGTATAAATGCGGTGATACGATCTATAAATTTAGTGAAGTCTTAGATCAAATAAATCTTGAAATTTTAGATATTGCTTAG
- a CDS encoding TlpA family protein disulfide reductase — MKFKFLFLCLVAALVMGCVKQYEKHHITLNDSSGIDTQFFPTEKRLKIGDKPYMLFFFGTDCGVCKAAIPDLNTLEKEYGKEVQFIGVLGPSKGFDKDIELLKEHNITFKTTSDKVSVDYFSKAVGGVMGVPVIYFFDKDGKMRSKFIGLTPKSVLESAIRSLL, encoded by the coding sequence ATGAAATTTAAATTTCTATTTTTGTGCCTGGTCGCAGCTCTAGTTATGGGCTGCGTCAAGCAGTATGAGAAGCATCACATTACGCTAAATGACTCAAGCGGCATTGATACGCAGTTTTTTCCAACAGAAAAGAGGCTAAAGATAGGCGATAAGCCATATATGCTATTTTTCTTTGGTACGGACTGCGGAGTGTGCAAGGCCGCTATACCTGATCTAAATACGCTTGAAAAAGAGTATGGTAAAGAGGTTCAATTCATTGGTGTTTTAGGACCTAGTAAAGGCTTTGATAAAGATATTGAGCTTTTAAAAGAGCACAACATTACATTTAAAACTACGAGTGATAAGGTTTCAGTTGATTACTTTAGCAAGGCAGTTGGTGGCGTCATGGGCGTGCCAGTTATCTATTTTTTTGATAAAGATGGTAAGATGCGATCAAAATTTATCGGTCTTACACCAAAAAGTGTACTTGAAAGTGCTATAAGATCGCTCTTGTAG
- a CDS encoding ABC transporter ATP-binding protein: MQNALELKNICKIFGDVKALDDINFEVKKGEWVSVMGPSGSGKSTLVNILSLMDTPSSGTYMLGGDDASNLNADDTLKFRREKIGLIFQQFHLVPYLSALENVMIAQYYHSSVDEEDAKKALEAVGLSHRLTHRPSQLSGGEQQRLCIARSLINDPEILIADEPTGNLDEANERVILDLFCKLRKDGKTILLVTHNPDLGEYGDKIVYLRHGKLEKIRTIENPKVPNEI; this comes from the coding sequence ATGCAAAATGCACTAGAATTAAAAAATATTTGTAAAATTTTTGGCGATGTTAAAGCACTTGATGATATAAATTTTGAGGTTAAAAAAGGTGAGTGGGTCAGCGTAATGGGACCAAGTGGTAGTGGTAAGAGTACGCTTGTAAATATCCTTTCTCTAATGGATACTCCAAGCAGTGGTACTTATATGCTCGGTGGGGATGACGCGAGCAATCTAAATGCTGATGATACACTTAAATTCAGACGTGAAAAGATCGGTCTTATTTTTCAGCAGTTTCACTTAGTGCCATATCTTAGCGCTCTTGAAAATGTGATGATCGCTCAGTACTATCACAGCTCAGTTGATGAAGAGGATGCTAAAAAGGCACTTGAGGCAGTTGGTCTTTCACATAGGCTAACGCACAGACCGAGTCAGCTAAGTGGTGGTGAGCAACAACGCCTTTGTATCGCGCGCTCACTCATAAACGATCCTGAAATTTTAATAGCAGATGAGCCAACTGGTAACCTTGATGAAGCAAATGAAAGAGTTATACTTGATCTATTTTGCAAGCTAAGAAAAGATGGCAAAACCATTCTTCTAGTAACTCACAACCCTGATCTTGGCGAGTATGGCGATAAGATCGTATATCTAAGACACGGCAAATTGGAGAAAATTCGCACTATTGAAAATCCAAAGGTGCCAAATGAAATTTAA
- a CDS encoding ABC transporter permease, translating into MTANSKFFYNTIYKSLKNGSSRVMVIVISILLGACVCAAFVNVYLDIDSKVSRELKTYGANMIFAPKDMASSDDMSEKTYNEMIAKVPKDKLLGESGYLFAQANIGPTNAIVMGAKFSNLKKVKPFLDVRDGTMINVDFDDKNVLIGVDLARQAGFKAGDDIEIRAIGSNESINVKIKGVVASGDKEDALLITSLSLAQKISNKAGKINYAEAVVLGNFDEITSLAKTISNDEIAAKPVAKVSKSEGYILEKIKLLMALVSLVILLITSMCVNTTLSAILLSRSKEIALLRAIGASKKDVLKLFGFETFVTALISALVGAFLGYLLAQILGYAIFDSSIDFRILSIPVAVIISLLFAAIAAFYPIKRALNNKMADTLRGE; encoded by the coding sequence ATGACCGCAAATAGCAAATTCTTTTACAATACAATTTATAAAAGTTTAAAAAATGGCTCATCAAGAGTCATGGTCATCGTGATCTCTATCTTGCTTGGAGCATGCGTGTGTGCGGCGTTTGTTAATGTCTATCTTGATATCGACTCAAAGGTCTCACGCGAGCTAAAAACTTATGGTGCAAATATGATCTTTGCTCCAAAAGATATGGCCTCAAGCGATGATATGAGTGAAAAAACTTACAATGAAATGATCGCTAAGGTACCAAAAGATAAGCTTCTTGGTGAGAGCGGTTATCTCTTTGCTCAGGCAAATATCGGTCCAACAAATGCTATCGTCATGGGAGCAAAATTTAGCAATCTAAAAAAAGTTAAACCATTTTTAGATGTTAGAGATGGAACGATGATAAATGTCGATTTTGACGATAAAAATGTGCTAATAGGCGTTGATCTAGCTCGTCAGGCTGGCTTTAAAGCAGGCGATGATATAGAAATTCGCGCCATTGGCTCAAATGAGAGCATAAATGTAAAGATAAAAGGCGTAGTCGCAAGCGGCGATAAAGAGGATGCACTTTTGATCACGTCACTATCTTTGGCTCAAAAAATTTCAAATAAAGCTGGCAAAATAAACTATGCTGAAGCTGTTGTGCTTGGTAACTTTGACGAGATAACATCACTTGCAAAGACTATAAGCAATGATGAAATAGCTGCAAAACCAGTGGCAAAGGTCTCAAAATCTGAGGGCTATATTTTGGAGAAAATAAAGCTATTAATGGCACTTGTTAGCCTTGTTATTTTGCTCATTACTTCAATGTGCGTAAACACAACGCTTAGTGCTATCTTGCTCTCTCGCTCAAAGGAGATCGCACTTCTAAGAGCCATAGGCGCAAGCAAAAAGGATGTATTAAAGCTATTTGGCTTTGAAACATTTGTGACAGCGCTCATCTCAGCATTAGTTGGTGCATTTTTAGGATATTTACTAGCTCAAATTTTAGGTTATGCGATATTTGATTCTAGTATTGATTTTAGAATTTTAAGCATCCCAGTAGCTGTGATAATTTCGCTTTTATTTGCAGCGATCGCAGCATTTTATCCGATCAAACGGGCACTTAATAATAAAATGGCAGATACATTAAGAGGAGAATGA